In Streptomyces qaidamensis, one DNA window encodes the following:
- a CDS encoding helix-turn-helix domain-containing protein: MTERPSSHAVEGRPMGDLGRRIAQRRTELGLSRQETAARAGMSPAYLQYLEERPPADPGAGTLLRLAGALKTTVWHLTGGDTELPPGLGRAARTPRFTELTEAECRSLLSTHGVGRLAVPADAGPVVIPVNYSVVEGGIVFRTAPGTTPAQADGHQVAFEADRIDEAFSEGWSVLVRGPATTVTEPDEVALLEEQAYSTPWAGGRRDLWLRIEPVSVTGRRITVA, from the coding sequence ATGACCGAACGGCCTTCGTCGCACGCCGTGGAAGGCCGCCCGATGGGCGACCTCGGCCGGCGGATCGCCCAGCGGCGTACGGAACTCGGCCTGAGCCGGCAGGAGACGGCCGCACGGGCGGGCATGTCGCCGGCCTACCTCCAGTACCTGGAGGAGCGGCCCCCCGCCGACCCGGGCGCCGGTACCCTCCTCCGGCTGGCGGGAGCACTGAAGACCACGGTGTGGCACCTGACCGGCGGCGACACCGAGCTGCCGCCGGGCCTCGGCCGGGCCGCCCGCACACCCCGGTTCACGGAGCTGACCGAGGCGGAGTGCCGCTCCCTGCTCTCCACGCACGGAGTGGGGCGCCTCGCCGTGCCCGCGGATGCCGGGCCGGTCGTCATCCCGGTCAACTACAGCGTCGTCGAGGGCGGGATCGTTTTCCGCACCGCACCCGGCACGACCCCGGCCCAGGCGGACGGCCACCAGGTCGCCTTCGAGGCCGACCGCATCGACGAGGCGTTCAGCGAGGGCTGGAGTGTCCTGGTGCGGGGCCCCGCGACGACCGTGACGGAACCGGACGAGGTTGCCCTCCTCGAAGAGCAGGCGTACAGCACCCCCTGGGCGGGAGGCCGCCGGGACCTGTGGCTGCGTATCGAGCCCGTCTCCGTCACCGGACGGCGGATCACGGTGGCCTGA
- a CDS encoding FAD-dependent monooxygenase, whose product MTVDILVVGAGPTGLALALEAHDHGARVRLVERRPDLFRPSRALILHPRTLEVLRPLGVTDAVLERSDTAPAAVLRLGSRAVETRLAGFALPETAFPHLSLVRQTDVEDVLTRALAERGVRVERGTELIAARDGGENASAVLRSPHGTEEIDCLFVAGCDGPASTVRACAGIGWHSRPYAVEVILADLDLASASGHPGPSGAQVFAGRDGLVFLFRLGEQASWRLLATRAAGGGAGRDFGQPGPAVPQAELQRLLNDAGTRALIERLAWSARVPLRCGLARRFRRGRLFLAGDAAHNYSPATGQGMNAGIQDAVNLGWKLAFAAGRAGVGSAAGPGDDVLLDSYEGERRPAAHRRLLLTHTAFWAEASTGRIPSWLRGVAAPHAAPFVPALLERRRLVAEVVRVVSQLRVNYRHSPLSVQGTPPLRGAPRPGDRVPDAAVGIGGGPQRLHQLLAGPGVHLLVQRDADPPPQAATGARVTVLRLANSPGRGLVAVRPDGHVGFQCGAADPGGLLRWLTLVGAAGTSSRGH is encoded by the coding sequence ATGACGGTGGACATCCTGGTCGTCGGGGCCGGTCCGACCGGCCTCGCCCTGGCGCTGGAGGCCCACGACCACGGGGCACGGGTCCGGCTCGTGGAGCGGCGGCCCGATCTCTTCCGGCCCTCCCGCGCCCTGATCCTGCATCCACGCACCCTGGAGGTGCTGCGCCCCCTCGGGGTCACCGACGCCGTGCTGGAACGGTCGGACACCGCCCCGGCGGCAGTTCTCCGGCTCGGCTCCCGCGCAGTCGAAACCAGGCTGGCCGGCTTCGCACTGCCCGAGACGGCGTTTCCGCACCTGTCCCTCGTGCGGCAGACGGACGTCGAAGACGTGCTGACGCGGGCGCTCGCCGAGCGCGGAGTGCGCGTGGAGCGGGGAACCGAGCTGATCGCCGCCCGCGACGGCGGCGAGAACGCGTCGGCCGTCCTGCGCTCCCCGCACGGCACGGAGGAGATCGACTGCCTCTTCGTCGCGGGCTGCGACGGCCCGGCCAGTACCGTGCGTGCCTGCGCCGGTATCGGGTGGCACAGCAGGCCGTACGCCGTGGAGGTGATCCTCGCCGATCTCGACCTGGCGAGTGCCTCCGGTCATCCCGGTCCTTCCGGTGCTCAGGTGTTCGCCGGGCGGGACGGACTGGTGTTCCTCTTCCGGCTCGGAGAGCAGGCCTCCTGGCGGCTGCTGGCCACACGGGCGGCCGGTGGCGGGGCCGGGCGGGACTTCGGCCAGCCCGGCCCCGCCGTCCCGCAGGCCGAGCTCCAGCGCCTGCTGAACGACGCGGGGACGCGGGCGCTGATCGAGCGCCTGGCGTGGTCCGCGCGGGTGCCGCTGCGCTGCGGCCTCGCTCGGCGGTTCCGCCGGGGACGGCTCTTCCTCGCCGGTGACGCGGCACACAACTACTCACCAGCCACCGGTCAGGGCATGAACGCCGGCATCCAGGACGCGGTGAACCTCGGCTGGAAGCTCGCCTTCGCGGCAGGACGTGCCGGGGTCGGGTCCGCGGCCGGGCCCGGTGACGACGTGCTGCTGGACTCCTACGAAGGGGAGCGCAGGCCGGCTGCCCACCGCCGGCTCCTCCTCACGCACACGGCGTTCTGGGCGGAGGCGTCGACGGGGCGGATCCCCTCCTGGCTGCGCGGGGTGGCCGCCCCGCACGCGGCCCCGTTCGTGCCCGCCCTGCTGGAGCGGCGTCGGCTGGTCGCCGAGGTCGTCCGTGTCGTCTCCCAGCTACGGGTGAACTACCGGCACAGCCCCCTGTCCGTGCAGGGAACACCTCCCTTGCGGGGCGCCCCCCGCCCGGGCGACCGCGTGCCGGACGCGGCCGTCGGCATCGGAGGGGGCCCGCAGCGGCTGCACCAGCTGCTGGCCGGCCCGGGTGTGCACCTGCTCGTGCAGCGCGACGCCGATCCCCCGCCGCAGGCGGCGACCGGCGCCCGGGTCACCGTCCTCCGACTGGCGAACAGTCCGGGCCGAGGTCTGGTGGCGGTCCGTCCGGACGGGCATGTCGGCTTCCAGTGCGGGGCCGCCGACCCAGGCGGGCTGCTCCGGTGGCTGACGCTGGTCGGCGCGGCGGGTACCTCCTCGCGAGGCCACTGA
- a CDS encoding MBL fold metallo-hydrolase, whose translation MFFVDTLEIEGLGNRSYLAGGPEAAVVVDPPRDIDQVIAAAARRGVRIAYVAETHVHNDYVTGGLELARTTGARYLVPAGASVSFDRTPVADGDSIAVDESLLLRSMATPGHTPHHTSYVLEEDGRPVAAFTGGSLLIGSVGRPDLVEPRLTERLARAQHASAHRLADTLDDDVRVLPTHGFGSFCSSSQAEGDATTIGAERKNNDALTMDVDTFVAQLLTGLDDVPAYYAHMGPANVSGPTPVDLTPPRSADAEEIASRLAAGEWVVDLRNRVAFAEGHVAGSFNFEGEGKLATYLAWLIPWGKPVTLLASTREEISAAQRELARVGIDRPAAAATGEPHAWVREGERPASFRRARFADLAEAREKDDQVVVLDVRRASERADGFVDGSVHIPVHELHGRLGEVPAGVVWVHCAGGMRAAIAASLLDAAGREVVAVDDAFTAAGEAGLPVTGPVAAD comes from the coding sequence GTGTTCTTCGTCGACACCCTGGAAATCGAGGGCCTGGGCAACCGCAGCTACCTGGCCGGAGGTCCCGAGGCCGCAGTCGTGGTGGATCCCCCGCGCGACATCGATCAGGTCATCGCGGCAGCCGCCCGCCGCGGGGTACGCATCGCGTACGTGGCCGAGACCCATGTGCACAACGACTACGTCACCGGCGGCCTGGAGCTGGCCCGCACGACCGGGGCCCGCTACCTGGTGCCGGCCGGGGCCTCGGTGTCCTTCGACCGCACACCCGTCGCCGACGGCGACTCGATCGCGGTGGACGAGAGTCTGCTCCTGCGCTCCATGGCCACTCCTGGCCACACGCCGCACCACACGTCCTATGTCCTTGAGGAGGACGGCAGGCCCGTGGCGGCCTTCACCGGCGGATCACTGCTGATCGGCAGCGTCGGGCGCCCGGACCTGGTGGAGCCGCGGCTGACCGAGCGGCTGGCCCGCGCCCAGCACGCCTCCGCACATCGACTGGCCGACACCCTCGACGACGACGTGCGGGTGCTGCCCACACACGGCTTCGGCAGCTTCTGCTCCTCGTCACAGGCCGAGGGAGACGCGACGACGATCGGCGCGGAGCGCAAGAACAACGACGCCCTCACCATGGACGTCGACACCTTCGTCGCACAGCTGCTCACCGGCCTGGACGACGTGCCCGCGTACTACGCGCACATGGGGCCGGCCAACGTCTCCGGCCCTACGCCCGTCGACCTCACCCCGCCACGGTCGGCCGACGCCGAGGAGATCGCCTCCCGGCTGGCGGCCGGAGAGTGGGTGGTGGACCTGCGCAACCGTGTCGCGTTCGCCGAGGGCCATGTGGCCGGCTCGTTCAACTTCGAGGGCGAGGGCAAACTGGCCACCTACCTGGCGTGGCTGATCCCCTGGGGCAAGCCCGTCACCCTGCTTGCCTCCACGCGGGAGGAGATCAGCGCGGCGCAGCGGGAACTGGCCCGCGTGGGCATCGACCGTCCGGCGGCCGCCGCCACCGGAGAGCCACACGCCTGGGTTCGCGAAGGCGAGCGGCCGGCCTCGTTCCGTCGCGCCCGCTTCGCCGATCTCGCCGAGGCCCGCGAGAAGGACGACCAGGTGGTGGTGCTGGATGTGCGCCGCGCTTCCGAGCGGGCCGACGGGTTCGTCGACGGCTCGGTGCACATCCCCGTCCACGAGCTGCACGGCCGACTCGGTGAGGTGCCCGCGGGTGTGGTGTGGGTGCACTGCGCCGGCGGGATGCGCGCGGCGATCGCCGCCTCCCTGCTGGACGCCGCCGGCCGTGAGGTGGTCGCCGTCGACGACGCCTTCACCGCCGCCGGCGAAGCCGGGCTGCCGGTCACCGGGCCCGTCGCCGCCGACTGA
- a CDS encoding rhodanese-like domain-containing protein: MSPFFRRGSGRVTPEQAHRLVADGQAVLLDVRETQEWNAGHAPGALHLPLTRLMAGAPLPTAAEGKRVVAVCRSGNRSRTAADLLTAAGLEATDVTGGMTAWARQGLPVTGVNGSGGVIA, encoded by the coding sequence ATGTCGCCCTTCTTCCGACGCGGCTCCGGCCGCGTCACCCCGGAACAGGCCCACCGGCTGGTCGCCGACGGGCAGGCCGTCCTCCTCGACGTCCGCGAGACGCAGGAGTGGAACGCCGGGCACGCGCCCGGGGCGCTGCACCTTCCTCTCACCCGGCTGATGGCGGGAGCCCCCCTCCCCACCGCCGCGGAGGGCAAGCGGGTGGTGGCCGTCTGCCGCTCCGGGAACCGCTCCCGCACGGCCGCGGACCTGCTGACCGCCGCCGGCCTGGAGGCCACCGACGTCACCGGGGGCATGACCGCCTGGGCCCGGCAGGGCCTGCCGGTCACCGGTGTGAACGGCAGCGGCGGTGTCATAGCGTGA
- a CDS encoding sulfite exporter TauE/SafE family protein, protein MSELILALIAGGVVGLALGALGGGGSVLAVPALIYLLGFTPAAATTTALIIVVATSLTALYGHARAGNVRWRTGALFAAAGLLPAAVAGALAGRLPQPLLTAAFAAVAAAAAVRMLRPAQDLPAGPQSARPARAAGAGAGLGALTGLLGVGGGFLAVPALVTVLAFEMQAAIGTSLLVISANSLASLATRGATTTGVDWAVIAPFTGAAILGAWDGKRLATKVSGTLLQRVFAGVLLAVAVFMLVDALI, encoded by the coding sequence GTGAGCGAGCTGATCCTCGCCCTGATCGCCGGAGGGGTGGTGGGGCTGGCGCTCGGCGCGCTCGGTGGCGGCGGCAGCGTCCTGGCGGTGCCCGCGCTGATCTATCTGCTGGGATTCACCCCGGCGGCGGCCACCACGACCGCCCTGATCATCGTCGTCGCCACCTCGCTGACCGCCCTGTACGGCCACGCCCGCGCCGGGAACGTGCGGTGGCGGACCGGTGCCCTGTTCGCGGCGGCGGGGCTGCTGCCCGCCGCCGTGGCCGGAGCCCTGGCGGGGCGGCTGCCGCAGCCGCTGCTGACCGCCGCGTTCGCCGCCGTCGCCGCAGCCGCGGCCGTCCGCATGCTCCGCCCCGCCCAGGACCTTCCCGCAGGGCCCCAGAGCGCACGGCCGGCCCGGGCCGCCGGAGCCGGCGCGGGGCTGGGGGCGCTGACCGGGCTGCTCGGCGTCGGCGGAGGCTTTCTGGCTGTCCCGGCCCTCGTCACGGTGCTGGCGTTCGAGATGCAGGCCGCGATCGGCACGAGCCTGCTGGTCATCTCGGCGAACTCGCTCGCATCTCTGGCCACCAGGGGCGCCACTACGACGGGCGTCGACTGGGCGGTCATCGCGCCGTTCACCGGGGCCGCGATCCTGGGCGCCTGGGACGGCAAGCGGCTGGCCACCAAGGTCTCCGGCACCCTGCTGCAACGCGTGTTCGCCGGCGTGCTGCTGGCTGTGGCCGTGTTCATGCTCGTCGACGCCCTGATATGA
- a CDS encoding metal-sensitive transcriptional regulator encodes MELAMAAEELKTVVNRLRRAQGQIAGVIKMIEEGRDCEDVVTQLAAASRALDKAGFAIIATGLQQCLTDGDMAASEDREEMRARLEKLFLSLA; translated from the coding sequence ATGGAACTGGCGATGGCGGCTGAGGAACTGAAGACGGTGGTCAACAGGTTGCGTCGGGCTCAGGGCCAGATCGCCGGTGTGATCAAGATGATCGAGGAGGGGCGGGACTGCGAGGACGTGGTCACCCAGCTCGCGGCGGCGTCCCGGGCGCTGGACAAGGCGGGCTTCGCGATCATCGCCACCGGTCTCCAGCAGTGCCTGACCGACGGGGACATGGCGGCCTCGGAGGATCGTGAGGAGATGCGGGCGCGGCTGGAGAAGCTCTTCCTGTCGCTCGCCTGA
- a CDS encoding rhodanese-like domain-containing protein produces MAHDALTPDQASARLHELTVIDVRTPGEYATGHLPGAHNVPLDHLDAALTTLKAAAERGDLLVVCASGTRSAEACRRLAEAGVPAATLTGGTSTWTQLGHDVHRPAGIRAPWPMERQVRLTAGALVLAGLLAGRLRPGARWISAGVAGGLVFSAVTDTCGMARLLAKLPHNRPRATDLDATLAALGD; encoded by the coding sequence ATGGCACACGACGCCCTCACCCCCGACCAGGCCAGCGCCCGTCTTCACGAGCTGACCGTCATCGACGTACGCACCCCCGGCGAATACGCGACCGGCCACCTGCCCGGCGCCCACAACGTCCCGCTCGACCACCTCGACGCGGCCCTGACCACCCTCAAGGCGGCCGCCGAGCGTGGCGACCTCCTGGTCGTGTGCGCCTCGGGCACCCGTTCCGCCGAGGCCTGCCGACGGCTGGCGGAGGCGGGCGTACCGGCTGCCACCCTCACCGGAGGCACCAGCACCTGGACGCAGCTCGGCCACGACGTCCACCGCCCCGCCGGCATCCGCGCGCCCTGGCCGATGGAACGCCAGGTACGCCTCACCGCCGGGGCCCTCGTCCTGGCAGGCCTGCTGGCCGGACGGCTCCGTCCCGGGGCGCGGTGGATCTCCGCGGGCGTCGCCGGCGGCCTGGTCTTCTCCGCCGTCACCGACACCTGTGGCATGGCCCGCCTGCTCGCCAAACTCCCGCACAACCGGCCCAGGGCGACCGACCTCGACGCCACTCTCGCCGCGCTGGGCGACTGA
- the ppdK gene encoding pyruvate, phosphate dikinase has protein sequence MSTPIRYVYEFAEGSRDMATLLGGKGAGLAEMTRLGLPVPPGFTVTTEACRTYLATGQEPPELGVQVAHALANLERAMGRDLGRADDPLLVSVRSGARFSMPGMMETILDIGLNDDSVAGLAKASGQERFAWDSYRRLLQMFGHTVMDVDAGLFEQVMGAHKAALSATDDHALDAEELGRVVEEFKAVIRRETGEDFPQDPLEQLYRAVRAVFGSWNSERARVYRRREHIPDDLGTAVNIQAMVFGNLGPDSGTGVAFTRDPATGERGMYGDYLPDAQGEDVVSGVRNAVPLAELEHLDPRAYGQLGDHLRTLEAHYRDLCDVEFTVERGRLWILQTRVGKRTAEAAFRIAHELGTAGTITPDEALARVDGTELTRLMFPRFATRASDVPLAHGVPASPGAAVGVVVFDSDAAVHRAAAGQQTVLVRRETTPEDLPGMIAAEAVLTSRGGKTSHAAVVARGMGKVCVCGADALVIDSAARQFTTPAGAVVREGDTVSVDGTAGTVYPGTVPLTASEVSGTLETGMATGPLTQAVLSLLDHADFVRRLEVRANADTPEDAARARRLGAQGIGLCRTEHMFLGDRRALVEAMILARDDTAREAALAALLPLQREDFTGILAAMDGLPVTIRLLDPPLHEFLPDRTDLAVRIASAARPDPHDRELLTAVERMHEQNPMLGLRGVRLGLAVPGLVAMQVRAVAEAVARRLRDGGRPRAEIMIPLVGTVEELRLARAEAERVLAEVATETGTTPDCPIGTMIELPRAALTAGRIAEVADFFSFGTNDLTQTTWGLSRDDAEASFFPLYLEKGVFAASPFETLDQEGVGRLVELAVKAGRAVNSRLETGVCGEHGGDPESIHFFHRAGLDYVSCSPFRIPAARLEAGRAALTGAAGGDSR, from the coding sequence ATGAGCACACCCATCCGGTACGTGTACGAATTCGCCGAGGGCAGCCGGGACATGGCCACCCTGCTCGGGGGCAAGGGGGCAGGTCTGGCGGAGATGACCCGGCTCGGTCTGCCCGTGCCGCCCGGCTTCACCGTCACCACCGAGGCATGCCGCACGTATCTGGCGACCGGCCAGGAGCCGCCTGAGCTGGGCGTGCAGGTGGCCCATGCGCTGGCGAACCTGGAGCGTGCCATGGGTCGCGATCTCGGCCGGGCCGACGATCCGCTGCTGGTGTCCGTTCGTTCCGGAGCGCGCTTCTCGATGCCCGGGATGATGGAGACCATCCTCGACATCGGTCTCAACGACGACTCCGTGGCCGGGCTCGCCAAGGCCTCCGGGCAGGAGCGGTTCGCCTGGGACTCCTACCGCCGCCTGCTCCAGATGTTCGGCCACACCGTGATGGACGTGGACGCCGGCCTGTTCGAACAGGTCATGGGGGCACACAAGGCCGCGCTGTCCGCGACCGACGACCACGCCCTGGACGCCGAAGAACTGGGACGCGTCGTGGAGGAGTTCAAGGCCGTCATCCGCCGAGAGACGGGGGAGGACTTCCCGCAAGACCCCTTGGAACAGCTCTACCGCGCCGTCCGCGCGGTCTTCGGCTCCTGGAACAGCGAACGCGCCCGCGTCTACCGCCGCCGCGAGCACATCCCCGACGACCTCGGCACGGCGGTGAACATCCAGGCGATGGTCTTCGGCAACCTCGGTCCCGACTCCGGCACCGGCGTCGCCTTCACCCGCGACCCCGCCACCGGCGAGCGCGGCATGTACGGCGACTATCTGCCCGACGCCCAGGGCGAGGACGTCGTCTCGGGCGTGCGGAACGCCGTACCGCTGGCCGAGCTGGAGCATCTCGACCCCCGGGCCTACGGACAGCTCGGTGATCACCTGCGCACTCTGGAGGCCCACTACCGCGACCTGTGCGACGTCGAGTTCACAGTCGAGCGCGGACGGCTGTGGATCCTGCAGACACGGGTGGGCAAGCGCACTGCCGAGGCCGCATTCCGCATCGCGCACGAGCTCGGCACGGCGGGCACGATCACGCCCGACGAGGCTCTGGCCCGCGTCGACGGCACGGAGCTGACGCGGCTGATGTTCCCCCGCTTCGCCACCCGCGCCTCCGACGTGCCTCTCGCACACGGGGTTCCTGCCTCGCCGGGTGCTGCGGTGGGTGTCGTGGTGTTCGACTCGGACGCCGCCGTGCACCGTGCGGCCGCAGGACAGCAGACCGTCCTGGTCCGCCGCGAGACCACCCCGGAGGACCTGCCCGGCATGATCGCCGCGGAGGCGGTTCTGACCAGCCGGGGCGGCAAGACCAGCCACGCCGCCGTCGTCGCCCGCGGCATGGGCAAGGTCTGCGTCTGCGGCGCCGACGCGCTGGTCATCGACTCCGCCGCCCGTCAGTTCACGACGCCCGCCGGTGCGGTGGTGCGCGAGGGCGACACCGTCTCCGTCGACGGCACCGCCGGAACGGTGTACCCGGGCACCGTGCCGCTCACCGCCTCCGAGGTGAGCGGGACCCTGGAGACAGGCATGGCGACCGGACCCCTGACGCAGGCCGTTCTCAGCCTCCTCGACCACGCCGACTTCGTCCGGCGTCTCGAAGTCCGCGCCAACGCCGACACACCCGAGGACGCCGCACGCGCCCGAAGGCTGGGAGCCCAGGGCATCGGGCTGTGCCGCACCGAGCACATGTTCCTCGGCGACCGCAGGGCGCTGGTCGAGGCGATGATCCTGGCCCGCGACGACACCGCGCGCGAGGCGGCCCTGGCCGCCCTGCTGCCGCTCCAGCGCGAGGACTTCACCGGCATCCTGGCGGCCATGGACGGACTGCCGGTGACGATCCGGCTGCTCGACCCGCCGCTGCACGAGTTCCTGCCCGACCGCACGGACCTGGCCGTCCGCATCGCCTCCGCCGCCCGTCCCGATCCGCACGACCGCGAGCTCCTCACCGCCGTCGAGCGGATGCATGAACAGAACCCGATGCTCGGGCTGCGCGGGGTGCGCCTCGGGCTCGCCGTACCCGGTCTGGTCGCCATGCAGGTCCGGGCGGTTGCCGAAGCCGTCGCCAGGCGGCTGCGTGACGGCGGCCGGCCCCGCGCCGAGATCATGATCCCGCTGGTGGGGACGGTCGAGGAACTGCGGCTGGCGCGTGCGGAGGCGGAGCGCGTGCTCGCGGAGGTCGCGACGGAGACGGGGACCACCCCGGACTGTCCGATCGGCACCATGATCGAACTGCCCCGTGCGGCGCTCACCGCGGGCAGGATCGCCGAGGTGGCCGACTTCTTCTCGTTCGGCACCAACGACCTCACCCAGACGACCTGGGGCCTGTCCCGCGACGACGCCGAGGCGTCCTTCTTCCCCCTTTACCTGGAGAAGGGTGTCTTCGCCGCCTCCCCCTTCGAGACCCTCGACCAGGAGGGCGTGGGGCGCCTCGTGGAACTAGCCGTCAAGGCCGGCCGTGCGGTCAACTCCCGTCTGGAGACCGGCGTGTGCGGCGAGCACGGCGGTGATCCGGAGTCCATCCACTTCTTCCACCGGGCCGGGCTGGACTACGTCTCCTGCTCACCGTTCCGGATTCCGGCGGCGAGGCTGGAGGCGGGGCGCGCGGCACTCACCGGTGCCGCCGGCGGCGACAGCAGATGA
- a CDS encoding GAF domain-containing sensor histidine kinase, which yields MASSDESPKARVRLPQLKLDELLEELQARLDAARGTRDRVHSLLEAVLSVGRELDLEQALRSIVQAAAVLVDAEYAALGVITPDGKKLSDFLTVGVDDGKIAEIGHYPEGHGILGELIRHPEPLRLAKISEHPASYGFPAHHPPMNTFLGVPIRVRDQVFGNLYLTEKRGGAQFDEEDESVLSTLAVAAGVAIDNARLYEESRLRERWLQVSAEITQSLMSGSERGDVLRLIAERAREITAATLAVVAVPVDDIGALTVELAIGAGADAHRGRVLPVEGSLIGRAFSGGSPVTSADLSSDERVAADPARVSGLGPAVAVPIGTGAGVRGVALLVREAGQPVFTGKETAQLQAFAGQAAVAMELADRRRDTEQIAMLQDRDRIARDLHDLAIQRLFATGMTLQSAGRFIEHPEASERVVRAVDDLDETIKIIRSTIFGLRSRENAGAPGLRSRVVRVVGETAPLLGFAPSVRMEGLLDTQVPKGIADHVIAVLSEALTNVARHAHAGHTDVVLETDDSEVRLSVTDDGVGIAPGGRRSGLRNMAERAEQLNGTLEVTSPAGGGTSLLWCVPVKQP from the coding sequence GTGGCAAGCTCCGACGAGTCTCCCAAGGCCCGCGTCCGGCTGCCGCAGCTGAAACTGGACGAGCTGCTGGAGGAGCTCCAGGCCCGCCTGGACGCGGCTCGCGGCACCCGTGACCGCGTGCACAGCCTGCTGGAGGCGGTGCTGTCGGTCGGCCGCGAGCTCGATCTGGAGCAGGCCCTGCGCAGCATCGTGCAGGCCGCGGCGGTGCTCGTCGACGCCGAGTACGCCGCGCTGGGCGTGATCACGCCGGACGGCAAGAAACTGTCGGACTTCCTGACCGTGGGCGTCGACGACGGCAAGATCGCCGAGATCGGGCACTATCCGGAGGGCCACGGCATCCTGGGCGAGCTGATCCGCCATCCCGAACCACTGCGGCTGGCGAAGATCTCCGAGCACCCGGCATCGTACGGTTTCCCGGCCCATCACCCGCCCATGAACACCTTTCTGGGCGTCCCGATCCGGGTGCGCGACCAGGTGTTCGGCAATCTGTACCTGACCGAGAAGCGCGGCGGGGCGCAGTTCGACGAGGAGGACGAGTCGGTCCTGTCCACCCTGGCGGTCGCGGCCGGCGTCGCGATCGACAACGCCCGCCTGTACGAGGAGTCACGGCTGCGGGAGCGCTGGTTGCAGGTCAGCGCAGAGATCACCCAGAGTCTGATGTCCGGCAGCGAACGGGGCGACGTTCTGCGGCTGATCGCGGAGCGGGCCCGGGAGATCACCGCGGCGACTCTCGCCGTGGTCGCCGTGCCCGTGGACGACATCGGCGCGCTCACCGTGGAACTGGCCATCGGAGCGGGCGCCGACGCTCACCGCGGACGGGTGCTGCCGGTGGAGGGCAGCCTGATCGGCCGGGCCTTCTCCGGCGGGAGCCCCGTCACCAGTGCCGACCTTTCGAGCGACGAGAGGGTTGCGGCCGACCCGGCACGCGTCAGCGGCCTCGGCCCGGCCGTCGCCGTCCCCATCGGCACCGGCGCGGGCGTACGGGGTGTCGCGCTGCTGGTGCGTGAAGCGGGCCAGCCGGTGTTCACGGGGAAGGAGACCGCGCAGTTGCAGGCCTTCGCCGGGCAGGCGGCCGTCGCCATGGAGCTCGCCGACCGCCGCCGGGACACCGAGCAGATCGCCATGCTCCAGGACCGCGACCGCATCGCCCGCGACCTGCACGACCTCGCCATTCAAAGGCTCTTCGCCACCGGTATGACGCTGCAGAGCGCAGGCCGCTTCATCGAGCACCCCGAGGCGTCGGAACGTGTGGTGCGAGCGGTGGACGACCTCGACGAGACCATCAAGATCATCAGGTCGACGATCTTCGGCCTGCGCTCCCGCGAGAACGCCGGCGCCCCCGGCCTGCGCTCCCGCGTGGTGCGCGTGGTCGGGGAGACGGCGCCCCTGCTGGGCTTCGCGCCCAGCGTGCGGATGGAAGGGCTGCTCGACACCCAGGTGCCGAAGGGGATCGCCGACCATGTGATCGCCGTCCTCTCGGAAGCACTGACCAACGTCGCACGGCACGCCCACGCCGGACACACCGACGTGGTGCTGGAGACCGACGACAGCGAGGTGCGGCTGTCGGTGACCGACGACGGCGTGGGCATCGCGCCCGGTGGCCGCCGCAGCGGGCTGCGCAACATGGCCGAACGGGCCGAGCAGCTGAACGGAACACTGGAGGTGACCAGCCCGGCCGGCGGCGGTACGTCGCTGTTGTGGTGCGTACCGGTGAAGCAACCCTGA
- a CDS encoding response regulator → MADGELRPGPDNPIRVFLLDDHEVVRRGVHDLLDDEPDITVVGEAATAEQALVRVPALRPQVAVLDVRLPDGDGVSVCRELRSRMPELACLMLTSFDDEEALLDSIMAGASGYVLKQIQGSDLVSAVRTVARGQSLLDPAATAKLMARLREGGEQHEDEPEALPGLTAREREILALIGEGLTNRQIGQRLYLAEKTVKNHISRLLAKLGVERRIQAAVIATQVQDRHRSEGR, encoded by the coding sequence ATGGCGGACGGCGAACTGCGGCCCGGTCCGGACAACCCCATCCGGGTCTTCCTGCTGGACGACCACGAGGTCGTACGGCGGGGGGTGCACGACCTGCTGGACGACGAGCCGGACATCACCGTGGTCGGCGAGGCGGCCACCGCCGAGCAGGCTCTGGTGCGTGTCCCCGCCCTGCGGCCGCAGGTGGCGGTGCTGGACGTGCGCCTGCCGGACGGCGACGGCGTGAGTGTGTGCCGGGAGCTACGGTCACGCATGCCGGAGCTGGCCTGCCTCATGCTGACCTCCTTCGACGACGAGGAGGCGCTGCTCGACTCGATCATGGCCGGGGCATCGGGGTACGTGCTGAAACAGATCCAGGGCTCCGATCTGGTGTCGGCCGTGCGCACGGTGGCCCGCGGCCAGTCGCTGCTCGACCCGGCCGCCACGGCCAAGCTGATGGCACGGCTGCGCGAAGGCGGTGAGCAGCACGAGGACGAACCCGAGGCCCTGCCCGGTCTCACCGCGCGGGAGCGCGAGATCCTGGCCTTGATCGGTGAGGGTCTCACCAACCGCCAGATCGGCCAGCGGCTCTACCTCGCCGAGAAGACGGTGAAGAACCACATCTCCAGGCTCCTGGCCAAGCTGGGAGTGGAACGGCGCATCCAGGCCGCCGTCATCGCCACGCAGGTGCAGGACAGGCACAGGAGCGAAGGGCGCTGA